The DNA window CGTGCGGAAGTTCCTCCACCGAGGTCTGGAATTGCAAGCCGAAATCGACCGCCGGGTCTACGAATGCGGTGATCGCCGCAAAGGGGATCTGAAGCTTGGCCGGGATCTGGTTGAAAGAAAGCCCGACCGTGAAATCCTCCTCGCGCACTTCGAGGTCCCAGAACTTGTTCTGGAGCACGATCGTCATCTCGTCGGGAAAGCGTTCGCGCAGGTGTTGGGGGATCGAAACGCCGTGCGCGGCCGTCTTGAAGGTGATGTAGAAATGGTGGTTGCCCGGCAGGCTCCCGCCGCCGCGCTCGATCTCGCCCAGCACGCGACCGACGACGGCGCGCAGCGCTTCCTGCACGATTTCGTCGTAGGGGATCAGGCTGTCGGGCGTTTCTTCGCTCATATCGTGGTGAATCGTGGCGAGCCTTGCCAGCGCGGTCAAGCGTTTCGTGCGCGCCCGCCCGCTTTTGCCCCCGGCCGGCACGGGCCACTTGCGGCGAGCCCCACTTGCGTGCGGCGGCGACATGCCTATAGCGCGGCCATGACCAGCGTTTCCGACAGCTCCAGGCCAAGGCGCACCGGCTCGGTATCGCGCGAGACCGCCGAGACGAAAATCGCCATCACCGTCGATCTCGACGGGACGGGTGCCTATGACGTGTCGACCGGGATCGGCTTTCTCGATCACATGGTCGAACAGTTCAGCCGTCATTCGCTGATCGACGTGACCATGAAGGTCGAAGGCGACCTCCACGTCGACCAGCACCACACGACCGAGGATTCGGCGATTGCGCTCGGCCAGGCGCTTTCCGAGGCATTGGGCGACAAGGCAGGGATCGGCCGCTACGGCCATGCCTATTCGCCGATGGACGAGACGCTCAGCCGCGTCGCTCTCGACATTTCGGGGCGGCCCTTCCTTGTGTGGAAGGCGGGCTTCACGCAGGAAAAGCTCGGTGAATGGGACACTGAACTGATCGAACACTGGTTCCATTCGATCGCCCAGAGCGCGGGGATCACGCTGCACATGGAACTCATCTACGGCAGCAACAATCACCACATCTGCGAAAGCCTCTACAAGGGTTTCGCCCGGGCCATGCGAACCGCCGTCGAACGCGACCCTCGAAAGGGCGAGGCGATCCCGAGCACGAAGGGGCAGCTCG is part of the Erythrobacter litoralis genome and encodes:
- the hisB gene encoding imidazoleglycerol-phosphate dehydratase HisB — its product is MTSVSDSSRPRRTGSVSRETAETKIAITVDLDGTGAYDVSTGIGFLDHMVEQFSRHSLIDVTMKVEGDLHVDQHHTTEDSAIALGQALSEALGDKAGIGRYGHAYSPMDETLSRVALDISGRPFLVWKAGFTQEKLGEWDTELIEHWFHSIAQSAGITLHMELIYGSNNHHICESLYKGFARAMRTAVERDPRKGEAIPSTKGQLGG
- a CDS encoding SspB family protein — protein: MSEETPDSLIPYDEIVQEALRAVVGRVLGEIERGGGSLPGNHHFYITFKTAAHGVSIPQHLRERFPDEMTIVLQNKFWDLEVREEDFTVGLSFNQIPAKLQIPFAAITAFVDPAVDFGLQFQTSVEELPHEEHDDAENDGETVVTDGGEDGDGSNVVTVDFGRKK